The Panicum virgatum strain AP13 chromosome 6K, P.virgatum_v5, whole genome shotgun sequence nucleotide sequence CTTGCATGAAGAGAGAATACATTTAGTGGGGACCAACtatataggatatatagatTCCTTTAACAGCATTTGGTTGGGACACACGGTAACACCGGCTGATAATTAAGAAATAGGCTTTGGACTAGCCTTTCCATTGGCGAAAATGGGCTCTGGTCTTCTGGCTTTTTTCTAGAGTTCGCGGCTTCCTGAGCCACCGTGCTAGAGGAGGTCGCCGATGCCGTGGGAACTCGCCGGAGTCCTTAGTCATCGCGGCCAGCACCTTGGTTGGGTGGCTGAGTCTCTCAACTCCGCGAGCAGGACCATAACGATGCGCTCTTTGCAGAGAGGGACTGATGGGATGGGAGCATGGTGCCCTCACAGTCAACCACATGATTctaaagagtttttttttttgagattacacagtacaactcagacactcacaacacaTGCATACTCACActcctatgaacacacgtacgcaaaccctactcctatgagcattttcaaagactgagccggcaaatccttgagattgacgaagtcaccacaggtgCCTCGGtatcgacgggaacgtcgcctaccacttaatgcacaacgccgttaaattTCAGAATATTTGCTCCCATGGGGAGTCAAACCCAGGACCTCATGTGCTACCGAGGCTCTTATAACCACTAGGTTACATGCCCTTTCGCATGATTCTGAAGAGTTAATCCTGGCTGATTTGCAGAAGGGAGAAGGCAACGATCTACCTCTCTACCAATCTCGACCATCTTGCCGAGATGGTTGCTCCCTTCCTCAATGGTGATGGTCCTACTGCAGAGCCGATGGTCGAGGAGCGACACCAGCAACAAGATTGCTCCTGCGGGGCCATGGCAACCACAGCAATGCAATAAGTAGGTTATTTGAGATATCTTTATAATAAGTAGGTTAGGATTGTATCCGGACTTTACCATAGCGTAGGATAGGCTTGATCTCCAACTTATGTACCCCAATATATACCGGTTTAACCTCAATGTAATACAATCATCCATTATACAGAATTATATTCTCCTACGCTGGGTGCCCAATGCCGGCGAAGGCATGAAGCCCGGATCAAGGAAGGTTCGAACATGGAGGGGCTAGGGGCGAAAGTTTGGATCAGGGCCAGTGGTCAAGTTATTGTCGTCTTCGGCAGCGCCTTCCTTTTCCCCTCTTTAACGGGATATCATGGAAACAGATTACAGAGCACATGAAAAAAGACATTTAACGGGATACAATCGCGGTGTCACCGGATTGTGCCCGAAAATACCAAACAGCACCAAAACTGTGGATGGGGCATAGGGGGGCTATGCCCCCCTATTAGCTTTGTCCGTGCTCTTAACTAAATTTCAATTCCAATAATAAAGGTTATTAAGCCAAATTCCTAAAGAAGGTGATCCACCCGACCACATATTCAAGATCCTTTGTTCAAGTTCTGAGATCGAAGCCAATGAAGAGCCGCTTTAAACATACGCGTGAGGCTAGAGACAACCGGGATAGTAGAGAGCTGGGTGGAGATTTTCGTGATGGTAGAGATGTCCGTCAACGTTTTGGGAATGCTGGTAGAGAATTCTGGTTACGAACACAGAGAGCAACGGGGTTCCAGAGAGGGGCCTAGAGATGAGGGGCTGTACAGAGGGACCTACGCAGGGCAGAAGAGGTTGGGTGAAGGGGGTGCTGGAAGGGGAGTGTGCCAAATGACAGAAGAGGATCTAAGGCACAAACTCAATACAGAACATGAGGAAAAACGCCGCTTTCCCCCTCAGCAGACCATCCCGCAAGCCTACGAACAACACCGTATGGACTAGACTAGAAGAGAGGATTTCAGAAGACCAGGGAAAGAAGGGGGATCATATGCTACAATTATCACCAAACTGGTCATCACAAATCCCATTGTCTCAATCTCTCTTACTGCTATAGCTGCAAACAAACTGGGCATATTGCGCCACAGTGTCATAATGCAAAAGTAAATAAAGGCATGAAGCTATGTGGGTTTGTGCCTGGATAGTTATTCTACATCATGAATATATCTGAGGAACAGGTGGATGAAGACAAGACAATTAGAGGTATTGTGACAGTGTCTGAAGGAAGAGGAACTAGGTTTAGAATTGACACTGAGTCGAAGTATTCACTGGTAGACTCTGAGTGGGATTAGCAAGTTAAAAGACTCTCCTCTGACCAATTCATGGTGTCCATTCCTTAGTGACGGTGAAGAAACTGCTTAAGAAGAGGGCGCTGCTGGGGTCACGCGGGTGACCCCCAGCAGACCTGTCACCCACTACAAATTTTATGTTATTGGGTCTAAACTGGTCCAACAAACTGGCTCATAGTCAAATTTGTTCTagaataaatttattttatttcggaataattttttaattgttctagcaatacaaaaaaattgttcggaaataaaaaaattattccgGAATAAAAAGTAGTTATTGGGTCTTGTGCGATGGTTTGACTGCCAGTAGCCCGAGCGACTCTTTATTCAAGAAGATGGGGACCGAAAGGTATGGAAGCTAAAATCTACAAAAGATGGATAGAAATTCGCATTTGAGGCCTGCTCTAATGGGCCGAATCACGGCTCATCCTCATGCATCGGGCCCCTGATTCGGCCCATTTACAATGCGACCCACCCCCACGGCCCCACCtaccccgccgccggctgccttcCCCGGTCGTCCCCGCGTGATCGATCCCCTATCCAATCGCCCCACACCACCTCCGTCTCGCGGACCTCGCCTCCCCCACCGCCTCCGGCCGGGCCGCGCCTCCCCCCAAGCCCCACCCCAGCCACGcgccctcgccgcggcggcggagatgcAGGCCGCTGCCGCCTTCAACCGGGCAGCCGTCACCGCCCGCCCGCTCCGTCGCCCCCCGAGGCCTCCTCTCCTCCACATGTATGTATCCTCAGCTTAATTCCGTCCTCTTTGTGCCTTAGCCAGTTAGCTGCTTGCTTCCGCCTCCACGCGACGCGCTGATTACAACGTgtggttttggtgaattatgcAGAGCCGAGGCGGAGTATGGTCCGGGCGGAAGGAGAGGCGCGCCCCTGACACCGCTCCGGTGCGCCGGGAGCCTCtccgtcggcgccggcggctacgGCAACGGTAAGGACGGAGAAACCGTAGCTCAGTTAGTGCCGTACTCGATGTCCACATTCATCCTGCTACCTTGCTTACCTAGGAAGCTAAACCTGGGAAGCATGTGTTGTAGTTTCTTTGGAGAATAAAAACAATTCAACACCCTAAAGGAAGAGGCCGATGCAGAAGGTTTTGATTTAATATATAATAGGGTATTGGCTGTTGCCACCAAATAAGGTTCTTTCAGCCTAAACAAAAAAGCTTAGCAATTGTCCGAAGGCACTCAATGTGACCAACTGAGCCTGCCGCCATCTTGTTGCCTGTCTGCGAGAATCATCTCATCTAGTCGTTGCTATCGTTCTGTGAGATAATTGGAATGACAGAACACAATTTTCCCTGTGAAATCCACAAACTTTTAACTGTTTGGATTGGAGTCACCCATACCCCAATCCAGTTTGCCTAACTAGTCCTCATTTTTTAGTGAATCTGGGAAATTGTTACTTTCTGATAAGAACTGTTTCCCTGTGGACTCGTTGTTCTGATACGATCAAACCAGATGGAATCTTAGGTACAAAACTTACTCGTCATATCGTGAGACTGAGATTTACCTGTCTTTGTTTATTAAGGCTCTGGAGAAGCACCTATAACTTTTGGGGGCATTCTCTATGACTGCAATTGTTTCTAGAGCACAGTTTGTTAACAGAGTTAGTCAACCCTGTTTCAGCTCAAGCTCCTCTATCCTATTGTCGAACCAACTGGAAAAGAAATCAAAAGTTTCATTCACTTAGTTGGGACAGATATTTTGAACTATGTCTCGCTATTTTTGAGTTTTGATGTGTGAAGTGAAAATCTTGCAATTGAAGCCTCTTGTTTGCCAACTGTCCCTGGTGGAAATGAATAGCCTAACTTGTAACGAATAAACCTTGAATGCATTCCCTTTAATGTTGGTTTTGCCAGCTAATATTTAAACTTTCTGTAGTTTTTTCTTCATCATAGCTGTTACTTCAGTTATTTGTTTATTGTTTAATCTGGTAGGTTCTGTCTTCAGTTGTGTTTTTGTGCTGGTGGTTGTTTTAGTACCAGAATCAGCTACTGTTTCTGCTGCTGACCTATTTGTGTGTATCGGCAGAGCGGGTTCCAGTGTTTCCAAGACAACAATCATGGGATCCCTACAAGCTTCTTGgtgttgatcatgatgcatcCGAAGAAGAGGTCCGGAGTGCAAGGAATTTTCTTTTAAAACAATACGCTGGGTACGAAGAAAGCGAAGAGGCTATTGAAGGTGCTTATGATAAGATAATAATGAATAGCTACTCACACCGTAAGCATTCCAAAATGAATCTTAAAAGCAAGATAAAAAAGCAAGTTGAAGAATCCCCATCATGGGTTAAGGCACTGCTTGGATACTTTGAGGTGCCATCACTAGAGATTATTTCAAGGAGGCTTGCATTTTTTGGTTTCATTGCTGGATGGAGCATTGCAACTTCTGCTGAGTCTGGGCCTGCATTTCAGGTATGCTTTGGATTCATTTCGTATCTTTCACGATTCAATTTTAAGTTCTGGAGTTTTTAAATTTAGGGAGCTGTTATCCCTGAATCATACAGGTTTATTTAAGAGCCAAAACTGTCAGTTCGTGGGAGAGGTCATTAGTTTTTTCCTCATTATTAAGGCCTCAAGGGTGCAAAAGGGTCTAGATGATTTTCTAGTGTTTACCTTCAAAGTTTTGCTCTCTAGTGTCTACCTCCAAAAAAGTCAGATAGTCAGTGTCTGGAAGATCTTTTCCTATTTGATTTGACAATTAGAATCATAAATGGACTTCATATCTAAGATGAAGCTAGTACAGTAATCTTTTCAGCTGTAACAAAATTTGGACACAAGCCATTGACATCTTTCTCTTTCGCAGCTTGCGTTGTCACTTGTATCATGCATATACTTCCTCAATGACAAGATGAAGAACCTTGTTAGGGCATCCACCACAGGGTTAGTGAGCATTTCCACTGCATGCTATCTTAGATGTTATTGGTCATGCCccaagttttgatttgtttgttttttCCAGGCTTGGAGTCTTTGTGGGTGGCTGGATCTTAGGTTCTTTACTTGTTCCAGCCATACCAGCTTTCATCATCCCACCTACTTGGTCCATTGAGCTCCTTACTTCGCTGTCAGCTTATGTTTTCATGTTCTTGGGCTGCACTTACCTCAAGTAATAGTTCTCCTTGGGAAGTCCTGCTGTTGCCACAAAGATTGCTCTTGCTGACATCTCCACTTGCAAATCCAAAACCTGATGAGTGACTGTCTGACTCGTGAGCAGCCTTCACATTTTTGGTCCGAGAGTATATTATGATCAATGCTCTACTGTACCTTGCCCCAGGATGGTTCAAACTTCAGCTACATAGTTCTTTTTAGATATGTACGTTTTTGTTGTCCCCTTTAGTCCTACCCAAGTGTATTGATTAGTATTCTAACCCATACCTACCTTGTTGATTAACTTATGTTAGTACGTTGTTAAAGCATGCTATTGTGTTTTTCTACCTGTTTATTAGTGTACCACAATTGCAATCATGCATTGCTGCAGTATAATTTCAGTGTCTTGTTTGTGATTCCTCTCTGCATGTTAAAAGCGATGGAACTCGAGTCCAGCTCGAATTTTGGGTGTTTCCAAACCTGGACAGCTGGTATTTTGGGACAGGCCTCCTCCGTAAAGCAGAGACTAATGTGTACTTATTATCGCTTCCGTTAACACTGTGACAAGAGTATCAAAATTTGCAATTTTTCTGCTGTTTTATTCGCTTCTTACAAGTATTGTTCTTTCAGCAGCCAGACAATTTCATCACTGTTGAAAAGGGATGTAAAAGTTGGATTCTTCCACGGCTGCAACACTGTATCCCTCTGTAGGTGAACAGAAATCACGCAGCTTCATCAGTGGAGCTCCGGATTTGCTCGCTCGGGTACTCCTCGTACCTCACGGGCTTGTACACCAGCGGTtggtcgccgccgacgagctcgtCCAT carries:
- the LOC120712349 gene encoding protein CHAPERONE-LIKE PROTEIN OF POR1, chloroplastic-like; translation: MQAAAAFNRAAVTARPLRRPPRPPLLHIAEAEYGPGGRRGAPLTPLRCAGSLSVGAGGYGNERVPVFPRQQSWDPYKLLGVDHDASEEEVRSARNFLLKQYAGYEESEEAIEGAYDKIIMNSYSHRKHSKMNLKSKIKKQVEESPSWVKALLGYFEVPSLEIISRRLAFFGFIAGWSIATSAESGPAFQLALSLVSCIYFLNDKMKNLVRASTTGLGVFVGGWILGSLLVPAIPAFIIPPTWSIELLTSLSAYVFMFLGCTYLK